In Halobaculum magnesiiphilum, the following proteins share a genomic window:
- a CDS encoding PKD domain-containing protein: MGTYSEPAVCRVVVVVLLLVAAPAVGPLADTARAAAGDDQTFAVAQGDSCYAVATHENGSQSVTAFYDYRNPYPSITGRPASSTYSSYGTDRFQRTGTSALLFYAGPDDTSMVVVHGRRGDEAGGSTVNYRISGLPSGSWAVRDDEYPLMDDEWDVGASTTTVDWKWADNRTDGGAYRGFDSLAGTTVIDPRYNERAPSWGEWNYSGSEENRITDWVLYGGDGAEHSLALDRRVFIHAGGCVDADVSSSLRAPSDAPAGENVTLDAGGTSAAGTVAGYEWDFDADGDVDAVTEGPTVRHAFEEEREYTVRVTAFDTYGNADTAEATFVVGEPYAPDAALSASPSTVTVNQSLTLDASGSTDNGTIVRYDWDLDGDGTIDANTTDPTLTTAFESAGDREVTVTAVDDTNQTGSASVTVDVTPDRPPSAALTGPEDVAVGEDLTLDASESTDDRGIVRYEWDTDGDGTVDANTTEPTYSFAYEDAGTVDATVTAVDEQGQTSTATTAVRVGVTASLSAPAESLVTRPVTLDASESTIGGDDAIYRWDPDGDGDVDANTTEPTLAHTYNETGSYTPRVVVTDGENITDEATASVAVEAQAALTVPESVVVGESVTLDAGGSAVGGSNVTYEWDLDGDGEFETNASASPTISHAYNETGTYTPGVRVTSDAGETLTASATVSVEEPNPSITADATEINEERSVAFDADAGVGDGSSVEFRWEFGDGTTADGRSVEHAYADSGRYMVTLSVLMGGSAIASTNLPVNVTEAPQNPGGGSSGGSSGGDSGGSSSGPPGGNTGGSSGGDPGGSTGGSVGGSSGGSSDGDTGSEPPADLEPEYTNVTATVSDTELVTGDTLVATATVSNVGNGTGTKTIEFEIDGEQVDSRQFTLEPNQSRTVRFTWTFEEPDVYSVEIDRSERFLINVTPPQPNISVAELDANADQIETGEEVTFTAVVRNDGRAPGSETVALRLFNETVATENVTVQPGMSTRVTFTRRIVAAGEYNASVGDRTVAFAVRPTTTGTEGDGTATGSSTLTNAPGFGPLAATVAIAGAAALLARRRRRTR; encoded by the coding sequence ATGGGAACGTACTCCGAACCCGCGGTGTGTCGAGTGGTGGTCGTCGTTCTCCTTCTCGTGGCCGCGCCCGCCGTGGGACCGCTCGCGGACACCGCGCGGGCGGCCGCCGGCGACGATCAGACGTTCGCCGTCGCGCAGGGGGACTCGTGTTACGCCGTGGCGACACACGAGAACGGCTCACAGAGCGTTACCGCGTTCTACGACTATCGAAACCCGTACCCGTCGATCACGGGACGTCCGGCGTCCTCGACGTACAGCTCGTACGGCACGGATCGGTTCCAGCGAACCGGGACGAGCGCCCTCCTGTTTTACGCCGGCCCCGACGACACCAGCATGGTGGTCGTCCACGGTCGCCGGGGCGACGAGGCCGGCGGAAGCACGGTGAACTACCGGATCAGCGGGCTCCCGAGCGGTTCGTGGGCGGTGCGCGACGACGAGTACCCGCTCATGGACGACGAGTGGGACGTCGGCGCATCGACGACCACGGTCGACTGGAAGTGGGCGGACAACCGCACCGACGGCGGCGCCTACCGCGGGTTCGACTCGCTGGCTGGGACGACCGTGATCGACCCGCGGTACAACGAACGGGCGCCCTCGTGGGGCGAGTGGAACTACTCCGGGAGCGAGGAGAACCGGATCACCGACTGGGTGCTCTACGGCGGCGACGGGGCCGAGCACTCGCTCGCGCTCGACCGCCGTGTGTTCATTCACGCCGGCGGCTGCGTCGACGCCGATGTGAGCTCGTCGCTTCGGGCGCCGAGCGACGCCCCCGCCGGCGAGAACGTCACGCTCGATGCGGGCGGCACGAGCGCCGCGGGTACGGTCGCGGGCTACGAGTGGGACTTCGACGCCGACGGCGATGTCGACGCCGTCACCGAGGGGCCGACCGTGCGTCACGCGTTCGAGGAGGAGCGCGAGTACACCGTCCGCGTGACGGCGTTCGACACGTACGGAAACGCCGACACCGCCGAGGCGACGTTCGTCGTCGGCGAGCCGTACGCCCCGGACGCTGCGCTTTCGGCGTCGCCGTCGACGGTCACCGTGAACCAGTCGCTCACGCTCGACGCGAGCGGATCGACGGACAACGGGACGATCGTCCGCTATGACTGGGATCTCGACGGGGACGGCACGATCGACGCGAACACGACCGATCCGACGCTCACCACCGCCTTCGAGTCGGCCGGCGATCGGGAGGTGACCGTCACCGCCGTCGACGACACGAACCAGACCGGAAGCGCGTCCGTGACGGTCGACGTGACGCCCGACCGGCCGCCGAGCGCGGCGCTGACGGGACCGGAGGACGTCGCGGTCGGCGAGGACCTCACCCTCGATGCGAGCGAGTCGACCGACGACCGAGGGATCGTCCGCTACGAGTGGGACACCGACGGCGACGGAACGGTCGACGCGAACACGACCGAGCCGACGTACTCGTTCGCCTACGAGGACGCCGGGACCGTCGACGCGACCGTCACCGCCGTCGACGAGCAGGGACAGACAAGTACCGCGACGACGGCCGTGCGCGTGGGCGTCACCGCGTCGTTGTCGGCACCCGCGGAGTCGCTGGTGACCCGACCAGTCACCCTCGACGCGAGCGAGTCGACGATCGGCGGGGACGACGCGATCTACCGTTGGGACCCCGACGGCGACGGCGACGTCGACGCGAACACGACCGAGCCGACGCTGGCACACACGTACAACGAGACGGGAAGCTACACCCCGCGCGTCGTCGTGACCGACGGCGAGAACATCACGGACGAGGCGACCGCGAGCGTCGCAGTCGAGGCCCAGGCGGCCCTCACGGTGCCCGAATCGGTCGTCGTCGGGGAGTCGGTCACGCTCGACGCCGGCGGGAGCGCCGTCGGCGGGTCGAACGTCACCTACGAGTGGGACCTCGACGGCGACGGCGAGTTCGAGACGAACGCGAGCGCGTCGCCGACGATCTCACACGCGTACAACGAGACGGGAACGTACACGCCGGGGGTTCGAGTGACCAGCGACGCCGGCGAAACACTGACGGCGAGCGCGACCGTCTCCGTCGAGGAACCGAACCCGTCCATCACCGCCGACGCGACCGAGATCAATGAGGAGCGGTCGGTCGCGTTCGACGCGGACGCGGGCGTCGGGGACGGCTCCTCCGTCGAGTTCAGATGGGAGTTCGGCGACGGAACGACTGCTGACGGCCGGTCCGTCGAACACGCCTACGCCGACTCGGGGCGGTACATGGTGACGCTGAGCGTGCTGATGGGCGGAAGCGCGATCGCGAGCACGAACCTGCCGGTGAACGTCACCGAGGCGCCCCAGAACCCCGGTGGCGGCAGTTCGGGCGGCTCCTCCGGCGGTGACTCGGGCGGGTCGTCCAGTGGTCCCCCCGGCGGCAACACGGGCGGGAGTTCCGGAGGCGACCCCGGCGGTAGCACCGGAGGGTCTGTCGGGGGGAGCTCCGGCGGGAGCTCCGACGGCGACACCGGGAGCGAGCCGCCGGCCGATCTCGAGCCCGAGTACACGAACGTGACGGCGACCGTCAGCGACACGGAGTTGGTGACTGGTGACACCCTCGTCGCGACGGCGACGGTGAGCAACGTCGGGAACGGCACCGGAACCAAGACGATCGAGTTCGAGATCGACGGCGAGCAGGTCGACTCCCGACAGTTCACCCTCGAACCCAACCAGAGCCGGACCGTCCGGTTCACTTGGACGTTCGAGGAGCCCGACGTGTACTCGGTCGAGATCGACCGGAGCGAGCGGTTCCTGATCAACGTGACGCCGCCCCAGCCGAACATCTCGGTCGCCGAGTTGGACGCGAACGCCGACCAGATCGAAACCGGTGAGGAGGTCACGTTCACGGCGGTGGTGCGCAACGACGGGCGAGCGCCCGGGTCGGAGACAGTCGCGCTGCGGCTGTTCAACGAGACCGTCGCGACGGAGAACGTGACCGTCCAGCCTGGCATGAGCACACGGGTCACGTTCACCAGGCGGATCGTCGCCGCGGGCGAGTACAACGCCAGTGTCGGGGACCGGACGGTCGCGTTCGCCGTCCGCCCCACGACCACGGGAACCGAAGGTGACGGGACCGCCACCGGCAGCAGCACCCTGACGAACGCGCCGGGGTTCGGGCCGCTCGCGGCGACGGTGGCGATCGCCGGCGCCGCCG
- a CDS encoding glycosyltransferase has product MYRGQTVGVVIPAYNEEPFVRETIVTVPAFVDRIYVVDDASTDDTWTEIQRAVALDRARSDRRGRSERNGIHDRHNSSDRQESRTERSDGARGTDESTRTDGPFDERIVAIRHEENRGVGGAIKTGYLHARDDDIAATAVMGGDGQMDPNVLGTLFDPIVDGEADYVKGNRFVGRRDRGDMPRLRFVGNAILGALTKIASGYWSTGDPQSGYTAISRRALHEADIEGMYEFYGYCNDLLVKLNVARLRVVDLPNPIIYGDEESHIRYRTYVPRVSWMLLRNFLWRLRTNYLVYDFHPLVVAYGVGAGASALGVVGIFASLASLAGLVGAGSAAASTVGVAGLVSALLFVVGACALVGAMAMDIGENDHLDDVLFPDRGGPTGEPVESGRNVLPSVAGGTESNGSQLPRESGSTIESDGGRRTEPSDTDSEAPPGSDG; this is encoded by the coding sequence ATGTATCGAGGACAGACGGTCGGGGTTGTCATCCCGGCGTACAACGAGGAACCGTTCGTCCGCGAGACGATCGTGACGGTCCCCGCGTTCGTCGATCGGATCTACGTCGTTGACGACGCCTCCACCGACGACACCTGGACGGAGATCCAGCGCGCGGTCGCGCTGGACCGCGCCCGATCCGACCGACGGGGCCGGTCAGAACGGAACGGAATACACGATAGGCACAATAGCTCAGATAGGCAAGAGAGTCGTACCGAACGATCCGACGGCGCCCGCGGAACCGACGAGTCGACGCGAACGGACGGCCCCTTCGACGAGCGGATCGTCGCCATCCGACACGAGGAGAACAGGGGGGTCGGCGGCGCGATCAAGACAGGCTACCTCCACGCGCGCGACGACGACATCGCCGCAACCGCCGTGATGGGCGGCGACGGACAGATGGACCCCAACGTGCTCGGGACGCTGTTCGACCCGATCGTCGACGGCGAGGCGGACTACGTCAAGGGCAACCGGTTCGTCGGGCGACGCGACCGGGGGGACATGCCGCGGCTCCGGTTCGTCGGGAACGCGATCCTCGGTGCGCTGACGAAGATCGCGAGCGGCTACTGGTCGACCGGCGACCCCCAGAGCGGGTACACGGCCATCTCACGGCGCGCCCTCCACGAGGCCGACATCGAGGGGATGTACGAGTTCTACGGCTACTGCAACGATCTGCTCGTGAAGCTCAACGTGGCCCGGCTGCGGGTCGTCGACCTCCCGAACCCGATCATCTACGGCGACGAGGAGAGTCACATCCGCTACCGGACGTACGTCCCGCGGGTGTCGTGGATGTTGCTTCGCAACTTCCTGTGGCGCTTACGGACGAACTACCTCGTGTACGACTTCCACCCGCTCGTCGTCGCATACGGCGTCGGCGCCGGCGCGAGCGCGCTCGGCGTGGTCGGGATATTCGCGTCGCTTGCGTCGTTGGCCGGCCTCGTCGGTGCCGGGTCCGCCGCGGCGTCGACGGTCGGCGTCGCCGGGCTCGTCTCCGCGCTGTTGTTCGTCGTCGGCGCGTGCGCCCTCGTCGGCGCGATGGCGATGGACATCGGCGAGAACGACCATCTGGACGACGTGCTGTTCCCCGACCGCGGGGGGCCGACTGGGGAACCGGTCGAGTCGGGCCGGAACGTCCTCCCGTCGGTCGCCGGAGGCACTGAGTCGAACGGGTCCCAGTTGCCGCGGGAGTCGGGTTCGACCATCGAATCCGACGGCGGCCGTCGGACGGAACCGTCCGACACGGACTCCGAGGCGCCTCCCGGTTCCGACGGGTAG
- the glmM gene encoding phosphoglucosamine mutase translates to MFGTSGIRGTVGEEVTASVALDVGRAVASEGARRVVIGRDPRSTGPALVDATTAGLRECGADAVSLGEVPTPTVARAVEWYGADAGIAVTASHNPASDNGLKLWTDDGAAYVGTAQDAVAERIRENAFDLVGWDAYGSRMRSRRARSRHVDAVVDAVDGDLGLDVVLDVGNGSGRITAEILRDLGCTVRTLAAEPDGSFPSRPSEPTADNCGTLREVVAATDADLGIAHDGDADRMRAATASGEFPSGDVLLALFARDIAAAGDRVAVPIDTSIAVDTTLEAIGASTVHTRVGDGYVAERTRETDVVFGGEPSGAWIWPELARCPDGPLAAAKLAELVARRGPLDDLASQVETVPLRRANIETDAKHDLVAHVADRVAGRYANVSTVDGVRVDVDAGWFLVRASGTQPLVRVTAEAGVESEMESLFETATDLVREAERAVAVPASD, encoded by the coding sequence ATGTTCGGAACGAGCGGTATCAGGGGAACCGTGGGAGAGGAGGTCACCGCGTCGGTCGCGCTCGACGTGGGCCGAGCCGTCGCCTCCGAGGGCGCGCGACGGGTCGTGATCGGTCGCGACCCCCGATCGACCGGGCCCGCGCTCGTCGACGCGACGACCGCCGGGCTGCGCGAATGCGGCGCCGACGCCGTCTCGCTGGGTGAGGTGCCGACACCGACGGTCGCGCGGGCCGTCGAGTGGTACGGGGCCGACGCGGGGATCGCCGTCACCGCCTCACACAACCCCGCCTCCGACAACGGCCTGAAGCTGTGGACCGACGACGGCGCCGCCTACGTCGGCACCGCACAGGACGCCGTCGCCGAGCGGATCCGCGAGAACGCGTTCGACCTCGTCGGCTGGGACGCCTACGGGAGCCGCATGCGGAGTCGGCGCGCCCGATCGCGTCACGTCGACGCCGTCGTCGACGCCGTCGACGGCGACCTCGGGCTCGATGTTGTCCTCGACGTGGGCAACGGCAGCGGCCGGATCACCGCGGAGATACTCCGGGACCTCGGCTGTACCGTCCGGACGCTCGCCGCCGAACCCGACGGCTCGTTCCCGAGCCGACCCAGCGAGCCGACCGCGGACAACTGCGGGACGCTGCGGGAGGTCGTCGCCGCGACCGACGCGGACCTCGGGATCGCCCACGACGGCGACGCCGACCGGATGCGCGCGGCGACCGCGTCCGGGGAGTTCCCCTCGGGCGACGTACTCCTGGCGCTGTTCGCACGCGACATCGCCGCCGCCGGCGACCGCGTCGCCGTCCCGATCGACACGAGCATCGCCGTCGACACGACGCTGGAGGCGATCGGCGCCTCGACGGTCCACACGCGGGTGGGGGACGGCTACGTCGCCGAGCGGACCCGAGAGACGGATGTCGTGTTCGGCGGCGAGCCCAGCGGCGCGTGGATCTGGCCGGAGCTGGCCCGCTGTCCGGACGGCCCGCTCGCGGCGGCGAAGCTGGCCGAGCTGGTAGCGCGACGCGGTCCGCTCGACGACCTCGCGTCCCAAGTCGAGACCGTTCCGCTGCGCCGTGCGAACATCGAGACCGACGCGAAACACGATCTCGTCGCGCACGTCGCCGACCGCGTCGCCGGCCGGTACGCGAACGTCTCCACCGTCGACGGGGTCCGCGTCGACGTCGACGCCGGCTGGTTCCTCGTGCGCGCCAGCGGGACGCAGCCGCTCGTGCGTGTCACCGCCGAGGCCGGCGTCGAATCCGAGATGGAGTCCCTGTTCGAGACGGCGACCGACCTCGTCAGGGAGGCCGAGCGGGCCGTCGCCGTCCCGGCGTCCGACTGA
- a CDS encoding sugar phosphate nucleotidyltransferase: MHAVILAAGRGSRMRPLSRITPKPMLPVGDRPLVAHVADAAVAGGADDLIFVVGDSDGHLREYFGDSYRGVPVTYAVQDPPAGTADAVRCATPYIDGRFAVLNGDNLFEAEAIARLFDHDAAVLAHRVDDPREYGVLSTDGSRVTGVVEKPDDPPTDLANAGAYVFPGSMRDAFDVSRSSRGEYEITDAVESLIAECDVTAVETARWLDVARPDDFVRANEIVLAEGVPVEDGDHWGDGVYVAPGASVADDATVHGPAMIGANAVIESDAVIRGPSVVGAGASVGPEAELTRSVLFPGARVGSRVLLNGVVLGPRCDLSTGACVSGTHQSGETTSVVATHSPLESALGY; the protein is encoded by the coding sequence ATGCATGCAGTGATACTGGCGGCCGGGCGTGGCTCCCGAATGCGGCCGCTCTCGCGGATCACGCCGAAGCCGATGCTTCCCGTCGGGGACCGCCCGCTCGTCGCACACGTCGCGGACGCGGCCGTCGCCGGCGGCGCCGACGACCTGATCTTCGTTGTCGGCGACAGCGACGGACACCTGCGGGAGTACTTCGGCGACAGCTACCGGGGGGTTCCGGTGACGTACGCCGTGCAGGACCCGCCGGCGGGCACCGCGGACGCGGTCCGGTGTGCGACGCCGTACATCGACGGCCGCTTCGCCGTCCTCAACGGCGACAACCTGTTCGAGGCCGAGGCGATCGCCCGCCTGTTCGACCACGACGCCGCGGTGTTGGCCCACCGCGTCGACGACCCGCGCGAGTACGGCGTCCTCTCGACGGACGGCTCGCGCGTCACGGGGGTCGTCGAGAAGCCCGACGATCCCCCGACGGATCTCGCGAACGCGGGCGCGTACGTCTTCCCGGGGTCGATGCGCGACGCCTTCGACGTCTCCCGCAGCAGCCGCGGCGAGTACGAGATCACCGACGCGGTGGAGTCCCTGATCGCCGAGTGCGACGTGACGGCCGTCGAGACCGCACGGTGGCTCGACGTGGCGCGTCCCGACGACTTCGTTCGGGCGAACGAGATCGTGCTCGCCGAGGGGGTCCCGGTCGAGGACGGCGACCACTGGGGCGACGGCGTGTACGTCGCGCCCGGCGCCAGCGTCGCCGACGACGCGACCGTCCACGGACCCGCGATGATCGGCGCGAACGCCGTGATCGAGTCCGACGCGGTGATCCGCGGTCCGAGCGTCGTCGGCGCCGGCGCCAGCGTCGGTCCGGAGGCGGAGCTGACGCGGTCGGTGTTGTTCCCGGGCGCGCGGGTCGGGTCCCGCGTCCTGCTCAACGGCGTCGTCCTCGGACCCCGGTGTGACCTCTCGACGGGCGCGTGCGTCTCCGGGACGCACCAGTCCGGCGAGACCACGTCGGTCGTCGCCACGCACAGCCCGCTGGAGTCGGCGCTCGGCTACTGA